A DNA window from Altererythrobacter sp. B11 contains the following coding sequences:
- the kdsA gene encoding 3-deoxy-8-phosphooctulonate synthase, with amino-acid sequence MIRSITLKNGIQFANDAPFVLIGGMNVIESRDLVMEVAGNFADVTRRLGIPYVFKASFDKANRSSIHSFRGPGLKEGLAILAEVKERFGLPVLTDVHEPEQAAPAAEVADIIQLPAFLARQTDLVVAMAKTGAVINVKKPQFLAPQEMGHILRKFQEAGNEQVMLCERGTSFGYNNLIVDMLGMDLMKTMAPVVFDATHALQRPGGRENSADGRRAQAAALARSGIALGLAGLFLEAHPDPDRALCDGPCALPLDLLESYLKQMLALDRLVKTFDPVISG; translated from the coding sequence TTGATACGGTCCATTACGCTGAAGAACGGCATCCAATTCGCCAATGATGCACCGTTCGTGCTGATTGGCGGAATGAACGTAATAGAAAGTCGCGATCTAGTGATGGAGGTCGCAGGAAATTTCGCCGATGTCACAAGACGATTGGGAATACCCTACGTCTTCAAAGCTAGCTTTGACAAGGCTAATCGATCGTCGATTCACTCTTTCCGGGGACCAGGACTTAAAGAAGGACTGGCGATACTAGCGGAAGTAAAGGAGCGGTTTGGTTTGCCGGTGCTCACGGATGTTCATGAGCCGGAACAAGCGGCGCCCGCCGCTGAGGTCGCAGACATCATCCAATTGCCGGCCTTTCTCGCCCGCCAGACGGATCTTGTCGTGGCGATGGCGAAGACCGGGGCGGTCATCAACGTGAAAAAACCACAATTTCTCGCTCCGCAGGAAATGGGCCACATTTTGCGCAAATTCCAGGAGGCCGGCAATGAGCAGGTCATGCTGTGCGAACGCGGCACAAGTTTTGGCTACAACAATCTGATCGTCGATATGCTGGGGATGGATCTGATGAAGACCATGGCTCCGGTCGTTTTCGACGCAACGCACGCGCTGCAGCGCCCTGGCGGACGAGAGAACAGCGCGGACGGGCGCCGAGCGCAGGCGGCCGCGCTGGCAAGATCGGGTATCGCGCTAGGCCTTGCGGGATTGTTTCTCGAAGCTCATCCAGATCCGGATCGTGCCTTGTGCGACGGCCCTTGCGCGCTTCCTCTGGATCTGTTGGAGTCATATCTTAAACAGATGCTCGCGCTGGATCGCCTCGTGAAGACGTTCGATCCTGTAATTTCTGGTTGA
- a CDS encoding DUF5672 family protein, translated as MRLALPDVTLCAVASVNVEATIFALRRAMALADFRESLLFSDARLDLTDVGIRLVPIERIGSSAAYSSFVLTRLADYVASGHCLLVQWDGFPTHSANWDPAFLDCDYIGAPWPQFADGYDVGNGGFSLRSRRLMHACREPGFARSHPEDVAIGRINRPFLEARGLRFADSALAARFSRERSGADGSTFGFHGAFNMIDAIGTDLFWTLYEGLDDRTTVWRDAKLIARQLRLGDRGLMRSFQLRTDAFVKSVGTPR; from the coding sequence GTGAGACTCGCCCTTCCTGATGTGACGCTGTGCGCGGTCGCGTCGGTTAACGTCGAGGCTACGATCTTTGCCCTGCGGCGGGCCATGGCGCTTGCCGATTTTCGCGAGAGCCTATTGTTCAGCGATGCCAGGCTCGACCTTACCGACGTCGGCATTCGGCTGGTTCCTATCGAGCGTATCGGGAGCAGCGCGGCCTACTCCTCCTTCGTGTTGACCCGGCTTGCCGATTACGTGGCATCTGGCCACTGCCTTCTTGTTCAATGGGATGGCTTTCCCACCCATAGCGCCAACTGGGACCCCGCCTTTCTGGATTGCGACTATATCGGCGCGCCGTGGCCGCAATTCGCGGACGGGTATGACGTCGGCAATGGCGGCTTTTCATTGCGCAGCCGCCGCCTCATGCACGCGTGTCGCGAGCCCGGCTTTGCACGGTCGCATCCGGAAGACGTTGCTATCGGCCGTATCAATCGCCCATTTCTAGAAGCGCGCGGTCTGCGTTTCGCCGACAGCGCGCTCGCTGCTCGTTTTTCCCGTGAAAGAAGTGGCGCTGATGGCAGCACGTTTGGCTTTCACGGCGCTTTCAATATGATTGACGCCATCGGCACGGATCTATTCTGGACATTGTACGAAGGCCTTGACGACCGCACAACCGTCTGGCGCGATGCAAAGCTCATCGCGCGCCAGCTAAGGCTTGGCGACCGAGGCTTAATGCGCTCTTTCCAGCTGCGCACCGACGCCTTCGTAAAATCAGTCGGAACCCCACGCTGA
- a CDS encoding glycosyltransferase family 2 protein — MRNRPILPRKGEVSALGTAMSGLKLATLVARLHLDGFRVSPASYCKALWWRVAGKRLRAKARFSPLIGRSAVAYRVWLARRRATPAEGDAVGAPKGPSILVIIDARDNQAEVPTTLASLADPDRAIILDVNGSVPDSTGSLGAVARQLGRGEVWLLPLRAGDRLEPGAERHYSLAATDSDARFIYADDDERDARGEFTKPHFKPLWNAELFRYHDYLSWSGIVKVDRHSLAAVDGKYDWVERLTAQAAVSAPPRHVPLVLHHRVTRPQPIPPPSLPLHRAGDLPAVSIIIPTRNGTDLLRTCLEGLERTTYPALEVIIADNDSDDATTLALLSTLDASRHTVIRHGGPFNYSAINNAAVRHATAPFLCFLNNDIEILEPDWLSVLVTQAIREDVGAVGPMLLYPDGTVQHAGVVLGVGGGAAHAHRNIHPGEEGYFRRHTLPQFVSAVTGACLVVARRHFDAVGGFDESNFPVAFNDVDLCLKLARIGYPAFYEPRARLVHHESKSRGNDRDAAGARRLEQELRALKMLWGTDRQRDPYHHRSLSPYSEQFVIGL, encoded by the coding sequence TTGCGTAATCGCCCGATTTTGCCCCGCAAAGGCGAGGTGTCTGCGCTCGGGACGGCAATGAGCGGCCTGAAGCTTGCTACGCTCGTGGCGCGCCTCCACCTCGACGGGTTTCGGGTGTCCCCCGCGTCCTATTGCAAGGCCCTGTGGTGGCGAGTTGCGGGCAAGCGTCTGCGCGCGAAGGCCCGGTTCTCCCCTCTCATTGGCCGCTCCGCCGTTGCGTACCGGGTCTGGCTGGCCCGACGGCGAGCAACACCAGCCGAGGGAGATGCTGTCGGAGCCCCGAAGGGCCCCTCGATTTTGGTGATCATAGATGCTCGCGACAACCAAGCCGAAGTCCCAACGACGCTGGCCAGCCTCGCTGATCCGGACCGGGCGATCATCCTCGATGTAAATGGGAGCGTTCCCGACAGTACCGGTTCGCTCGGAGCGGTAGCCAGGCAACTGGGTCGTGGCGAAGTTTGGCTACTTCCTCTACGGGCCGGCGATAGGCTCGAACCGGGCGCTGAGCGACATTATTCTTTGGCTGCGACAGACAGCGACGCGCGGTTCATTTACGCTGACGATGACGAACGTGACGCAAGAGGCGAGTTTACCAAGCCGCATTTCAAGCCGCTTTGGAACGCCGAGCTGTTCCGCTACCATGATTATCTATCGTGGTCCGGGATCGTAAAGGTCGACCGGCATTCCCTTGCGGCCGTGGACGGCAAATACGATTGGGTAGAGCGTCTCACAGCACAGGCGGCGGTGTCAGCACCTCCCCGGCATGTTCCGCTCGTTCTGCATCATCGGGTTACAAGACCACAGCCGATCCCCCCCCCTTCGTTGCCTCTGCACAGGGCGGGCGACTTGCCTGCTGTGTCGATCATCATTCCCACGCGCAACGGCACGGATCTGCTTCGCACCTGCCTGGAAGGCCTTGAACGGACCACTTATCCCGCCTTGGAGGTCATCATCGCGGACAATGACAGCGACGACGCGACGACGCTGGCGCTTTTGTCCACGCTGGATGCGTCGCGGCACACCGTCATCCGTCATGGGGGACCCTTCAACTATTCAGCCATCAACAATGCCGCAGTTCGGCATGCCACGGCGCCTTTCTTGTGTTTCCTGAACAATGACATAGAGATTCTCGAGCCGGATTGGCTGTCCGTCCTCGTCACCCAAGCCATACGGGAGGATGTCGGTGCAGTTGGCCCAATGCTACTCTACCCCGACGGCACCGTGCAGCATGCAGGCGTAGTCCTCGGAGTGGGCGGGGGCGCCGCCCATGCCCATCGCAACATTCATCCGGGAGAGGAGGGCTATTTTCGGCGGCACACGCTCCCGCAGTTCGTTTCGGCAGTGACGGGCGCGTGCCTCGTGGTCGCTCGCCGGCACTTCGACGCCGTCGGTGGGTTCGACGAAAGCAATTTTCCCGTTGCTTTCAATGATGTCGATCTTTGCCTTAAGTTGGCTAGGATTGGCTACCCGGCATTTTACGAACCAAGGGCGAGACTTGTGCATCACGAATCCAAGAGCCGCGGTAACGATCGGGACGCAGCCGGTGCCCGTCGGCTGGAGCAGGAACTCCGAGCGCTCAAAATGTTGTGGGGCACAGATCGGCAGCGCGATCCCTATCATCACCGCTCGCTAAGCCCATATAGCGAACAGTTCGTCATCGGCTTGTGA
- a CDS encoding glycosyltransferase produces MTEKDFLKVFVGYDSREDIAWQVCRHSLLRHSGHEVAVVPLRQKVLRELGLYQRPLDKMASTEFSLTRFLTPYLAATSGWVVFCDCDFLFTADVRGVLEGLDSSKAVYCVQHDYTPSFDIKMDNRKQTTYPRKNWSSFMVFNCDHPDVKALTPDVVNSATPAFLHRFDWVSHDDAIGALDLDWNFLEGEYPKPEKQPRVIHYTNGGPWFAEWQSVDYADLWRAECDLYQAGDAQRAA; encoded by the coding sequence ATGACCGAGAAAGATTTTCTCAAGGTTTTCGTCGGATATGACAGTCGGGAAGACATCGCCTGGCAAGTGTGCAGGCATTCGCTCTTGCGGCATTCCGGACATGAAGTGGCGGTTGTACCCCTTCGCCAGAAGGTGTTGCGCGAGCTCGGCCTGTACCAGCGGCCGCTGGACAAGATGGCCTCGACAGAGTTCTCGCTGACCCGCTTCCTTACACCCTACCTGGCTGCGACCTCCGGCTGGGTCGTGTTCTGCGATTGCGATTTTCTTTTCACCGCGGATGTCCGGGGTGTTCTTGAAGGGCTCGATTCTTCCAAGGCGGTGTACTGCGTGCAGCACGATTATACGCCGAGTTTTGACATCAAGATGGATAACCGAAAGCAGACGACCTATCCGCGCAAGAACTGGTCCTCCTTTATGGTTTTCAACTGCGATCATCCAGACGTGAAGGCGCTGACGCCAGACGTGGTGAACTCTGCAACCCCAGCCTTCCTGCACCGCTTCGACTGGGTTTCGCATGATGATGCGATTGGCGCGCTCGATTTGGATTGGAACTTCTTGGAAGGCGAGTATCCCAAGCCGGAAAAGCAACCGCGGGTGATCCATTACACCAATGGGGGCCCTTGGTTCGCTGAATGGCAGAGCGTCGACTATGCGGATTTGTGGCGCGCTGAGTGCGATCTTTATCAGGCGGGGGATGCGCAGCGCGCGGCTTGA